One part of the Streptomyces lienomycini genome encodes these proteins:
- a CDS encoding LysR family transcriptional regulator, whose product MSRSAGSGAGNGTGGGVSRTEGAHDDRARSGAGSLAHRVPDLGAMELLLAVARLGSLGGAARELGITQPAASSRVRSMERQLGVALVDRSPRGSRLTDAGVLVTDWARRIVEAAEAFDAGAQALRDRRDSRLRVAASMTIAEYLLPGWLVALRGQLPDTAVSLLAGNSATVAERLLADDADLGFVEGLSVPSGLDSAVIGHDRLIVVTAPGHPWARRRRPLAAAELAATPLILRETGSGTRQVLDAALGGLARPLIELSSTTAVKAAAVGGAGPSVLSELAVGEELTTRRLVSVPVADVVLARDLRAVWPTGHRPTGPARQLLSLTRA is encoded by the coding sequence ATGAGCAGGAGTGCGGGGAGCGGCGCGGGGAACGGCACGGGCGGTGGCGTGAGCCGCACGGAGGGTGCGCACGACGACCGGGCACGGTCCGGGGCGGGCTCGCTGGCGCACCGGGTGCCGGACCTCGGGGCGATGGAACTGCTGCTGGCGGTGGCCCGGCTGGGCAGCCTCGGCGGGGCGGCGCGCGAGCTGGGCATCACCCAGCCGGCCGCCAGCAGCCGCGTCCGCTCGATGGAACGGCAACTGGGCGTCGCCCTGGTGGACCGCTCGCCGCGCGGCTCCCGGCTCACCGACGCGGGCGTGCTCGTCACGGACTGGGCGCGGCGGATCGTGGAGGCCGCCGAGGCGTTCGACGCGGGCGCGCAGGCGCTGCGGGACCGGCGGGACTCCCGGCTGCGGGTGGCGGCCAGTATGACGATCGCCGAGTACCTGCTGCCCGGCTGGCTGGTCGCGCTGCGCGGCCAGCTGCCGGACACCGCGGTGTCGCTGCTCGCGGGCAACTCGGCCACGGTCGCCGAGCGCCTGCTGGCCGACGACGCCGACCTGGGCTTCGTGGAGGGGCTGAGCGTGCCCTCCGGCCTCGACTCCGCGGTCATCGGCCACGACCGGCTCATCGTCGTGACCGCGCCGGGCCACCCCTGGGCCCGCCGCAGGCGCCCGCTGGCGGCGGCCGAACTGGCGGCGACGCCGCTGATCCTGCGGGAGACGGGCTCGGGCACCCGGCAGGTCCTGGACGCGGCACTGGGCGGCCTGGCCCGCCCCCTGATCGAGCTGTCGTCGACCACGGCGGTGAAGGCCGCCGCGGTGGGCGGCGCCGGACCCTCCGTCCTCAGCGAACTCGCCGTCGGTGAGGAACTGACCACCCGCCGCCTGGTCAGCGTCCCCGTGGCGGACGTCGTCCTGGCCCGCGACCTGCGAGCCGTCTGGCCCACCGGCCACCGCCCCACGGGCCCGGCCCGTCAACTGCTGTCCCTGACCCGGGCGTAG
- a CDS encoding quaternary amine ABC transporter ATP-binding protein, which translates to MSARLEAESLYKVFGRKPDQAVERLRQGDVRKDQGDAREDQGDVREELRADGTTAAVIDASFTVEPGEIFVVMGLSGSGKSTLLRMLNGLSEPTAGHVRFGGQDLTELSDRELREVRSRKISMVFQHFALFPHRSVRDNAAYGLEVQGVPRAERERRADEALALCGLAGWEKSWPDELSGGMQQRVGLARALATDADLLLMDESFSALDPLIRRDMQDQLLDLQKTLKKTIVFITHDLNEAMRLGDRIAVMRDGRIVQIGTAQDILIRPANDYVASFTKDVDRSRVLTAGAVMETDVRGDEADCDCETATPDTPFSELCAISARVPHAVAVVDGDRRLVGVVPAQRLIGFLGDDEDVVPGVCESPRDKGGKKVISRA; encoded by the coding sequence GTGTCAGCCAGACTAGAGGCCGAAAGCCTGTACAAGGTCTTCGGCAGGAAACCGGACCAGGCAGTCGAACGACTGCGCCAGGGGGATGTCCGCAAGGACCAGGGGGACGCCCGGGAGGACCAGGGCGACGTCCGCGAGGAACTGCGCGCCGACGGCACCACCGCCGCCGTCATCGACGCGTCCTTCACCGTGGAACCCGGCGAGATCTTCGTGGTGATGGGCCTGTCCGGATCCGGCAAGTCCACGCTGCTGCGCATGCTCAACGGCCTGTCGGAGCCGACCGCCGGGCACGTCCGCTTCGGGGGCCAGGACCTCACCGAACTCAGCGACCGCGAGCTGCGCGAGGTCCGCTCCAGGAAGATCAGCATGGTCTTCCAGCACTTCGCGCTCTTCCCGCACCGCAGCGTCCGTGACAACGCTGCCTACGGTCTCGAAGTGCAGGGCGTGCCCCGCGCCGAGCGCGAACGCCGCGCCGACGAGGCGCTCGCCCTGTGCGGCCTGGCCGGCTGGGAGAAGTCCTGGCCGGACGAGCTGTCCGGCGGCATGCAGCAGCGCGTGGGCCTGGCCCGCGCGCTCGCCACCGACGCCGACCTGCTCCTGATGGACGAGTCGTTCAGCGCCCTCGACCCGCTGATCCGCCGCGACATGCAGGACCAGCTGCTCGACCTGCAGAAGACCCTGAAGAAGACCATCGTCTTCATCACCCACGACCTGAACGAGGCCATGCGCCTGGGCGACCGCATCGCCGTCATGCGGGACGGCCGGATCGTGCAGATAGGCACCGCGCAGGACATCCTGATACGTCCCGCCAACGACTACGTCGCCTCCTTCACCAAGGACGTCGACCGTTCCCGCGTCCTGACCGCCGGTGCCGTCATGGAGACCGACGTGCGCGGCGACGAGGCCGACTGCGACTGCGAGACCGCCACGCCCGACACCCCGTTCTCGGAACTGTGCGCGATCAGCGCCCGCGTGCCCCACGCGGTCGCCGTGGTCGACGGCGACCGCCGACTGGTCGGCGTCGTACCGGCCCAGCGGCTCATCGGCTTCCTCGGGGACGACGAGGACGTCGTCCCCGGCGTCTGCGAGAGCCCGCGGGACAAGGGCGGCAAGAAGGTGATCAGCCGTGCCTAG
- a CDS encoding helical backbone metal receptor, producing MRVVSLVPSLTEAVARTVPGALVGATDWCTRPAGLDVVRVGGTKNPRTDRILALAPDLVVANEEENRAPDLDALRAGGVEVLVTEVRTVPRALTELDRVLTACGAPSRPRWLDEAEAAWSDPPPPERRATAVVPIWRRPWMVLGRDTFAGDVLARLGVDHLYAAHAERYPKIPLDALRAARPDVVVLPDEPYRFTAEDGPEAFPGLPCALVDGRYLTWYGPSLAEAPRALAAALRAARR from the coding sequence GTGAGGGTCGTCTCCCTGGTGCCGTCGCTGACCGAGGCGGTGGCCCGCACCGTCCCCGGCGCCCTGGTCGGCGCCACCGACTGGTGCACCCGGCCCGCCGGCCTCGACGTCGTACGCGTCGGCGGCACCAAGAACCCGAGGACCGACCGGATCCTCGCGCTCGCCCCCGACCTGGTCGTCGCCAACGAGGAGGAGAACCGCGCCCCCGACCTCGACGCCCTGCGCGCCGGGGGCGTCGAGGTGCTGGTGACCGAGGTGCGCACCGTGCCCCGGGCCCTCACCGAGCTGGACCGGGTGCTGACCGCCTGCGGTGCCCCCTCCCGGCCCCGCTGGCTGGACGAGGCGGAGGCCGCCTGGTCCGACCCGCCCCCGCCCGAGCGGCGCGCCACGGCCGTCGTACCGATCTGGCGCAGGCCCTGGATGGTGCTGGGCCGCGACACCTTCGCGGGAGACGTCCTGGCCCGCCTCGGCGTCGACCACCTGTACGCCGCGCACGCCGAGCGCTACCCGAAGATCCCTTTGGACGCGCTGCGGGCGGCCCGCCCGGACGTGGTGGTCCTGCCGGACGAGCCGTACCGCTTCACCGCCGAGGACGGCCCGGAGGCCTTCCCCGGCCTGCCCTGCGCCCTCGTCGACGGGCGGTACCTCACGTGGTACGGGCCGTCACTGGCCGAGGCGCCCCGGGCACTGGCCGCGGCCCTGCGAGCAGCGCGCCGCTGA
- a CDS encoding ABC transporter permease/substrate binding protein, translated as MPRVPLGDWVNSTVDWLLDNVSWLFTFLKDIFTGAYDGINAVLQAPEPLLLAGIFAVLAFWLRGTFAGVLSFVGFAFIDSLGLWENAMVTLALLLVATIIALVVAVPVGIWAARSDRVSAFVRPILDFMQTLPAMIYLIPAILFFGTGSAPGIVATLIFALAPGVRMTELGIRQVDKELVEAAEAFGTTPRNTLLRVQLPLALPTVMAGVNQVIMLGLSMAAIAGMVGTGGLGGDVMESIGQLNVGLGAEAGLAIVILAIYLDRMTSALGTHVSPLGRRAAAKARAAKGLKIWSYRPQPQVAVIGIVILGLVAGGMGMFGGSSDDADTAGGGKNVGNGKKVSIGYIPWDEGVASTFLWKEILEQRGFEVEAKQFEAGPLYTALAQGNIDFQTDSWLPTTHEQYWKKYGKQLEDLGSWYDETSLELTVPAYMKDINSLEDLKGKADLFGGKITGIEPSAGEMNLLKTKVLKEYGLDKEYKVVDSSTPAMLAELKRAYSKQEPIVTTLWSPHWAYNDYELKKLKDPKGAWGKGDGVHTLSRKGFSDDNPVVTKWLRDFSMTEKQLTSLEAEINKAGKGQQQDAVRTWLKANPDVVDKLAPVEGGAGATPAEAKRALDVAWFPWEEDVAVTYLWKNVLERRGYKMNLKQMDVGPVYTGLASGGIDLNFDAWLPHAQSNYWNKHKDNLNDLGTWYQPTSLEIAVPSYVKDVKSLADLKGKADLFDGKIIGIEPGTGQMQLVKNDVMPAYGLDDEYEVVDGSTPAMLAELKRALAKKEPVAVTLWSPHWAYSDYELTKLKDPKKAFGEGNTIRTISSKKFPEQYPQLTEWIKNFKMSEDELGSLEAEIKDRGQGQEEKAVAAWLEEHPDMVGRMTP; from the coding sequence GTGCCTAGGGTTCCCCTCGGTGACTGGGTCAACAGCACCGTCGACTGGCTGCTCGACAACGTGTCCTGGCTCTTCACCTTCCTCAAGGACATCTTCACCGGCGCCTACGACGGCATCAACGCCGTCCTCCAGGCCCCCGAGCCGCTGCTGCTCGCCGGTATCTTCGCCGTGCTGGCCTTCTGGCTGCGCGGCACCTTCGCCGGTGTCCTCTCCTTCGTCGGCTTCGCCTTCATCGACTCCCTCGGTCTGTGGGAGAACGCGATGGTCACCCTGGCGCTCCTGCTGGTCGCCACGATCATCGCCCTGGTCGTGGCGGTGCCGGTCGGCATCTGGGCGGCCCGCTCGGACCGCGTGAGCGCGTTCGTGAGGCCGATCCTGGACTTCATGCAGACGCTGCCCGCGATGATCTACCTGATCCCGGCGATCCTGTTCTTCGGGACCGGTTCCGCCCCGGGCATCGTGGCCACGCTGATCTTCGCGCTCGCCCCCGGCGTCCGCATGACCGAGCTGGGCATCCGCCAGGTCGACAAGGAACTGGTCGAGGCCGCGGAGGCCTTCGGCACCACCCCCCGCAACACCCTGCTGCGCGTCCAGCTCCCGCTGGCGCTGCCCACGGTGATGGCGGGCGTCAACCAGGTCATCATGCTCGGCCTGTCCATGGCCGCGATCGCCGGCATGGTCGGCACCGGCGGCCTCGGCGGCGACGTCATGGAGTCCATCGGCCAGCTCAACGTCGGCCTCGGCGCCGAGGCCGGTCTCGCCATCGTGATCCTGGCGATCTACCTGGACCGCATGACCAGCGCGCTGGGCACCCACGTCTCCCCGCTGGGCCGTCGCGCCGCCGCCAAGGCACGCGCGGCCAAGGGCCTGAAGATCTGGTCCTACCGCCCCCAGCCGCAGGTCGCCGTGATCGGCATCGTGATCCTCGGCCTGGTGGCCGGCGGCATGGGCATGTTCGGCGGCAGCTCCGACGACGCCGACACGGCCGGCGGCGGCAAGAACGTCGGCAACGGCAAGAAGGTCTCCATCGGCTACATCCCCTGGGACGAGGGCGTCGCCTCCACGTTCCTGTGGAAGGAGATCCTCGAACAGCGCGGCTTCGAGGTCGAGGCCAAGCAGTTCGAGGCCGGCCCGCTCTACACCGCGCTCGCCCAGGGCAACATCGACTTCCAGACCGACTCCTGGCTGCCCACGACCCACGAGCAGTACTGGAAGAAGTATGGCAAGCAGCTCGAGGACCTCGGCTCCTGGTACGACGAGACCTCGCTGGAGCTGACGGTCCCGGCGTACATGAAGGACATCAACTCCCTCGAGGACCTCAAGGGCAAGGCCGACCTCTTCGGCGGGAAGATCACCGGCATCGAGCCCAGCGCCGGTGAGATGAACCTGCTCAAGACCAAGGTGCTCAAGGAGTACGGCCTCGACAAGGAGTACAAGGTCGTCGACAGCTCCACGCCGGCGATGCTGGCCGAGCTGAAGCGGGCCTACAGCAAGCAGGAGCCGATCGTCACGACCCTGTGGTCCCCGCACTGGGCGTACAACGACTACGAGCTGAAGAAGCTGAAGGACCCCAAGGGCGCCTGGGGCAAGGGCGACGGCGTGCACACGCTGTCCCGCAAGGGCTTCTCGGACGACAACCCCGTCGTGACCAAGTGGCTGAGGGACTTCTCCATGACGGAGAAGCAGCTCACCAGCCTCGAGGCCGAGATCAACAAGGCCGGCAAGGGCCAGCAGCAGGACGCCGTCCGCACCTGGCTCAAGGCCAACCCGGACGTCGTCGACAAGCTCGCCCCGGTCGAGGGCGGCGCCGGCGCCACCCCCGCCGAGGCCAAGCGGGCCCTCGACGTGGCCTGGTTCCCGTGGGAGGAGGACGTCGCCGTCACCTACCTGTGGAAGAACGTCCTCGAGCGCCGCGGCTACAAGATGAACCTGAAGCAGATGGACGTCGGCCCGGTCTACACCGGCCTGGCCTCCGGCGGCATCGACCTCAACTTCGACGCATGGCTGCCGCACGCCCAGAGCAACTACTGGAACAAGCACAAGGACAACCTCAACGACCTGGGCACCTGGTACCAGCCGACCTCCCTGGAGATCGCCGTCCCCTCGTACGTGAAGGACGTCAAGTCCCTCGCCGACCTCAAGGGCAAGGCCGACCTCTTCGACGGGAAGATCATCGGCATCGAGCCCGGCACCGGTCAGATGCAGCTGGTCAAGAACGACGTCATGCCGGCCTACGGCCTGGACGACGAGTACGAGGTCGTCGACGGCTCCACGCCCGCCATGCTGGCCGAGCTCAAGCGCGCCCTCGCAAAGAAGGAGCCGGTCGCGGTCACCCTGTGGTCGCCGCACTGGGCCTACAGCGACTACGAGCTGACCAAGCTGAAGGACCCGAAGAAGGCCTTCGGCGAGGGCAACACCATCCGGACCATCTCCAGCAAGAAGTTCCCCGAGCAGTACCCGCAGCTCACCGAGTGGATCAAGAACTTCAAGATGAGCGAGGACGAGCTGGGCAGCCTGGAGGCCGAGATCAAGGACCGCGGCCAGGGCCAGGAGGAGAAAGCCGTCGCGGCCTGGCTGGAGGAGCACCCGGACATGGTCGGCCGGATGACCCCGTAG
- a CDS encoding helix-turn-helix domain-containing protein produces MGDHKDQHLRVGAAVRRRRRALELTLAVVSERSGLSVPFLSQIENDRARPSQSSLEKVADALRTTAVELLAAADPACSVDVVRAEDPDPELAPKVRSLVRGHHQMHASEFTGDHDAGRELQYRNDQLMFVAEGAVEIEAEGRAYRLGRGDTLYLTGGVRHRWRATVPDTRLIVVAVAEHIEAVREGPRR; encoded by the coding sequence ATGGGCGACCACAAAGATCAGCACCTCCGGGTGGGCGCGGCCGTACGGCGGCGGCGCCGGGCCCTCGAACTGACCCTCGCCGTGGTGTCCGAGCGCAGCGGCCTGTCCGTGCCCTTCCTGAGCCAGATCGAGAACGACCGGGCCCGGCCCAGCCAGAGCTCCCTCGAGAAGGTGGCCGACGCCCTGCGCACCACCGCCGTGGAGCTGCTCGCCGCGGCCGACCCCGCGTGCAGCGTCGACGTGGTCCGCGCCGAGGACCCCGACCCCGAGCTGGCGCCCAAGGTCCGCTCCCTGGTGCGCGGACACCACCAGATGCACGCCTCCGAGTTCACCGGCGACCACGACGCCGGGCGGGAACTGCAGTACCGCAACGACCAGTTGATGTTCGTCGCCGAGGGCGCCGTGGAGATCGAGGCCGAGGGCCGCGCCTACCGGCTGGGGCGCGGCGACACGCTGTACCTCACGGGTGGGGTGCGGCACCGCTGGCGGGCCACGGTGCCCGACACCCGGCTGATCGTCGTCGCCGTCGCCGAGCACATCGAGGCGGTCCGGGAAGGGCCCCGCAGGTGA
- a CDS encoding GNAT family N-acetyltransferase produces MPFLTEPVLAAGALSRTPQPTLRTGDGLVLRPWRAEDAPAVHEAFQDPVMRQWHARAADSQEEVRGWIAEWQEAWEGERKPQWAVADAADDRLLGRIALRDVVLDDGVAEIAYWTTAKARGQGVAARATRTLSRWALDEIGFQRLELLHAVANGASCRVATKAGFTVEGTKRSAVLHPDGWHDMHLHARVRGDRGDG; encoded by the coding sequence ATGCCCTTCCTGACAGAGCCGGTCCTCGCCGCAGGCGCCCTCTCCCGCACTCCACAACCCACCCTCCGCACCGGTGACGGACTCGTGCTGCGCCCCTGGCGGGCCGAGGACGCCCCCGCCGTGCACGAGGCATTCCAGGACCCGGTGATGCGCCAGTGGCACGCCCGCGCCGCCGACTCGCAGGAGGAGGTGCGGGGCTGGATCGCCGAGTGGCAGGAGGCATGGGAGGGGGAGCGCAAGCCGCAGTGGGCCGTCGCCGACGCGGCGGACGACCGGCTGCTCGGCCGGATCGCCCTGCGGGACGTGGTGCTCGACGACGGGGTGGCCGAGATCGCCTACTGGACCACCGCGAAGGCCCGCGGCCAGGGCGTCGCCGCGCGCGCCACCCGGACGCTCTCCCGCTGGGCCCTGGACGAGATCGGCTTCCAGCGCCTGGAACTCCTGCACGCCGTCGCCAACGGGGCCTCGTGCCGGGTGGCGACGAAGGCGGGCTTCACGGTGGAGGGCACCAAGCGCAGCGCCGTGCTCCACCCGGACGGCTGGCACGACATGCACCTGCACGCGCGCGTACGCGGCGACCGGGGCGACGGCTGA
- a CDS encoding TDT family transporter yields MVTAAQPRPPSSPSAPVAGPAVRRLPAVRHLGPNWYACVMGTAIVGTAGAALPGHLPGLRALCTAVWALSLVLLVALLAARSLHWLHHRDQARAHLLDPAAAPFYGCLSMALLAVGGGALTVGRDWIGTPAALALDTVLFGAGTLIGLAAAVAVPYLMAVRHRIEPGQASPVWLLPLVAPMVSAAVGPLLVPHLPAGQPRETLLLACVAMFGVSLFATLVTLPVIFGRLLTGGPLPLALTPSLFLVLGPLGQSTTAVGKFADVAPGVVPGPYAEGFSVFAVLYGVPVTGFALMWLALAAAHVVRAGREGMGFSMTWWSFTFPVGTCVTGAEALARRTGLVVYDGLSVALYALLVAAWAVAAVRTARGLLSGALLAGPRPVPGAPRPVTARTT; encoded by the coding sequence ATGGTCACCGCAGCCCAGCCCCGCCCTCCCTCGTCTCCCTCCGCCCCCGTCGCCGGCCCGGCCGTCCGGCGGCTCCCGGCCGTCCGTCATCTCGGGCCCAACTGGTACGCCTGCGTCATGGGGACCGCCATCGTCGGCACGGCGGGAGCCGCGCTGCCCGGGCACCTGCCCGGCCTGCGCGCCCTCTGCACCGCCGTCTGGGCCCTGTCGCTGGTCCTGCTCGTGGCCCTGCTCGCCGCACGGTCCCTGCACTGGCTCCACCACCGCGACCAGGCCCGCGCCCACCTCCTCGACCCGGCCGCGGCCCCGTTCTACGGCTGCCTGTCGATGGCCCTGCTGGCCGTCGGCGGCGGCGCCCTGACCGTCGGCCGGGACTGGATCGGCACCCCGGCCGCCCTCGCCCTGGACACCGTGCTGTTCGGCGCCGGAACGCTGATCGGGCTCGCGGCGGCGGTCGCCGTGCCGTACCTGATGGCCGTCCGCCACCGGATCGAGCCGGGGCAGGCCAGCCCGGTGTGGCTGCTGCCGCTGGTCGCGCCGATGGTGTCCGCGGCCGTCGGACCGCTGCTGGTGCCGCACCTGCCGGCGGGGCAGCCCCGCGAAACGCTGCTGCTCGCCTGTGTCGCGATGTTCGGGGTGAGTCTGTTCGCGACCCTGGTGACGCTGCCGGTGATCTTCGGCCGGCTGCTCACCGGCGGGCCGCTGCCGCTCGCGCTCACCCCGTCGCTGTTCCTCGTCCTCGGGCCGCTCGGGCAGTCGACGACCGCCGTGGGGAAGTTCGCGGACGTGGCTCCGGGGGTCGTGCCGGGGCCGTACGCCGAGGGATTCTCGGTCTTCGCCGTGCTGTACGGGGTGCCCGTGACGGGCTTCGCGCTGATGTGGCTGGCGCTCGCCGCCGCGCACGTCGTACGGGCCGGGCGGGAGGGCATGGGCTTCTCGATGACGTGGTGGTCGTTCACCTTCCCGGTGGGCACCTGCGTCACCGGCGCCGAGGCACTGGCCCGCCGGACGGGGCTCGTGGTCTACGACGGGCTCTCCGTCGCCCTGTACGCCCTCCTCGTCGCCGCGTGGGCCGTGGCCGCCGTGCGCACCGCGCGGGGCCTGCTCAGCGGCGCGCTGCTCGCAGGGCCGCGGCCAGTGCCCGGGGCGCCTCGGCCAGTGACGGCCCGTACCACGTGA
- a CDS encoding siderophore-interacting protein produces the protein MADRPARKPRKPHTAQVVRTERLTPHMQRVVLGGEGLAAFSADTCTDHYVKLLFPAEGATYPEPFDMERIREEFPREQWPVTRTYTVRHWDAEHREMTLDFVIHGDEGLAGPWAKRVRPGETVHFMGPGGAYAPDSAADWHLLAGDESALPAIARSLEALPDGARAFAFVEIDGPHEEQKIDSDVEVVWLHRGDRPVGRALVEAVRGLRFPEGRVHAFVHGEAASVKELRRYLRVEREIPREDLSISGYWRLGHNEDGWQASKREWNARIEAEQEGGTSAA, from the coding sequence ATGGCAGACCGTCCGGCACGCAAGCCGCGCAAGCCGCACACCGCACAGGTCGTCCGCACCGAGCGGCTGACCCCGCACATGCAGCGCGTGGTGCTCGGCGGCGAGGGCCTGGCCGCGTTCTCCGCGGACACCTGCACCGACCACTACGTGAAACTGCTGTTCCCCGCCGAGGGCGCGACCTATCCGGAGCCCTTCGACATGGAGCGGATCCGCGAGGAGTTCCCCCGCGAGCAGTGGCCGGTGACCCGGACGTACACCGTCCGGCACTGGGACGCCGAGCACCGCGAGATGACGCTGGACTTCGTCATCCACGGCGACGAGGGGCTGGCCGGGCCCTGGGCGAAGCGCGTCCGGCCGGGCGAGACCGTCCACTTCATGGGCCCCGGCGGCGCCTACGCCCCCGACAGCGCCGCCGACTGGCACCTGCTCGCCGGTGACGAGAGTGCGCTGCCCGCCATCGCCCGGTCCCTGGAAGCGCTGCCCGACGGCGCCCGCGCCTTCGCCTTCGTGGAGATCGACGGTCCCCACGAGGAGCAGAAGATCGACTCCGACGTCGAGGTCGTCTGGCTGCACCGCGGCGACCGTCCGGTGGGCAGGGCCCTGGTCGAGGCCGTGCGCGGGCTGCGCTTCCCCGAGGGCCGGGTGCACGCCTTCGTCCACGGCGAGGCGGCGTCCGTGAAGGAGCTGCGCCGGTACCTGCGGGTGGAGCGGGAGATCCCCCGCGAGGACCTGTCCATCTCCGGCTACTGGCGGCTCGGCCACAACGAGGACGGCTGGCAGGCGTCGAAGCGGGAGTGGAACGCCCGGATCGAGGCCGAGCAGGAGGGCGGCACGAGCGCCGCGTAA
- a CDS encoding gamma-glutamyl-gamma-aminobutyrate hydrolase family protein: protein MADRPLIGVSTYLESAARWGVWELEAALLPAGYPRLVRRAGGLAVMLPPDEPEHAAAVVARVDGLVIAGGPDVEPFRYGAERDPRTGPPAPARDTWELALIDAALAARVPLLGICRGMQLLNVALGGTLVQHIEGHAEAVGVIGDHPVRPVPGTRYAGAVPEETFVPTYHHQAVDRLGTGLVASAHAADGTVEAVEPPSAAGWVLGVQWHPEMGEDVRVMRALVDAARAG, encoded by the coding sequence ATGGCGGACAGGCCGCTGATCGGTGTCAGCACGTATCTGGAGTCCGCGGCGCGCTGGGGCGTGTGGGAGCTGGAGGCGGCGCTGCTGCCGGCCGGCTACCCGCGGCTGGTGCGGCGGGCGGGCGGACTGGCCGTGATGCTCCCGCCGGACGAGCCCGAGCACGCCGCCGCGGTCGTCGCCCGCGTCGACGGGCTGGTGATCGCGGGCGGCCCGGACGTGGAGCCGTTCCGCTACGGCGCCGAGCGCGATCCGCGCACCGGCCCGCCGGCCCCCGCCCGGGACACCTGGGAGCTGGCGCTCATCGACGCGGCCCTGGCCGCGCGCGTCCCGCTGCTGGGCATCTGCCGGGGCATGCAGCTGCTCAACGTCGCCCTGGGCGGCACCCTCGTCCAGCACATCGAGGGGCACGCCGAGGCGGTGGGCGTGATCGGAGACCACCCGGTCCGCCCGGTGCCGGGGACGCGGTACGCCGGTGCCGTGCCGGAGGAGACGTTCGTGCCGACGTACCACCACCAGGCGGTGGACCGGCTCGGCACCGGCCTGGTCGCGTCGGCACACGCGGCGGACGGCACCGTGGAGGCCGTGGAACCGCCGTCCGCCGCCGGCTGGGTCCTGGGGGTGCAGTGGCATCCGGAGATGGGCGAGGACGTACGGGTGATGCGGGCGCTGGTGGACGCGGCACGCGCGGGCTGA
- a CDS encoding 5'-3' exonuclease: MSCGMMRGVTGRLMLLDTASLYFRAYFGVPDSVRAPDGTPVNAVRGLLDFIDRLVKDHRPDHLVACMDADWRPRWRVELIPSYKAHRVAEERPSGPDEEEVPDTLSPQVPVIGAVLDALGIARVGVAGYEADDVIGTYTARAGGPVDIVTGDRDLYQLVDDARGVRVLYPVKGVGTLNLVDEAALREKYGVDGRGYADLALLRGDPSDGLPGVPGIGEKTAAKLLAEFGDLAGIRSAVDDPKARLTPTQRKRLTEAAPYLALAPKVVRVADDVPLPDVGTALPHAPHDAAALDALADRWGLGGSLRRLLTTLTG, encoded by the coding sequence ATGTCCTGCGGCATGATGCGAGGCGTGACCGGACGACTGATGCTTCTCGACACCGCCTCCCTCTACTTCCGCGCCTACTTCGGTGTGCCGGACTCGGTGAGGGCGCCCGACGGCACGCCGGTGAACGCCGTGCGCGGGCTCCTCGACTTCATCGACCGCCTGGTGAAGGACCACCGGCCCGACCACCTGGTGGCCTGCATGGACGCCGACTGGCGCCCGCGGTGGCGGGTGGAGCTGATCCCCTCCTACAAGGCGCACCGCGTGGCCGAGGAGCGCCCCTCGGGCCCCGACGAGGAGGAGGTGCCCGACACGCTGTCGCCGCAGGTGCCCGTCATCGGGGCCGTACTCGACGCGCTCGGCATCGCCCGCGTCGGCGTGGCCGGGTACGAGGCGGACGACGTCATCGGCACCTACACCGCACGGGCGGGCGGACCGGTCGACATCGTCACCGGCGACCGGGACCTGTACCAGCTCGTCGACGACGCCCGGGGCGTGCGCGTGCTCTACCCGGTCAAGGGCGTGGGCACGCTCAACCTCGTCGACGAGGCCGCGCTGCGCGAGAAGTACGGCGTCGACGGCCGCGGGTACGCCGATCTGGCACTGCTGCGGGGCGACCCGAGCGACGGCCTGCCCGGCGTGCCCGGCATCGGCGAGAAGACGGCGGCCAAACTGCTCGCCGAGTTCGGGGACCTGGCGGGGATCCGGAGCGCCGTCGACGACCCGAAGGCGAGGCTCACCCCCACGCAGCGCAAGCGCCTCACCGAGGCGGCGCCCTACCTCGCCCTCGCCCCGAAGGTCGTCCGGGTCGCCGACGACGTACCGCTGCCGGACGTCGGCACCGCGCTGCCGCACGCACCGCACGACGCCGCCGCGCTGGACGCGCTCGCGGACCGCTGGGGCCTGGGCGGGTCGCTGCGGCGGCTGCTGACCACCCTCACCGGCTGA